The following are encoded in a window of Chloroflexia bacterium SDU3-3 genomic DNA:
- a CDS encoding alkaline phosphatase — protein sequence MRAWNHNLAPRLAPALACWLLAACVGEPPRPQALPGAAAATLVPSATPALSTPVPTPSPTPAPPVRIAVIGDYGLSSPPEAAVATQVAGLAPDAVVTTGDNNYPAGGADTIDDNIGQYYHRYIGQYQGAYGPGAAENRFFPVLGNHDWQAPGAQPYLDYFALPGNERYYQVDVGPVRVFALDSMPGEPDGTTADSVQGAWLREGLASSGACWNVVVMHHPPYSSGLHGSSEWMQWPFAAWGADMVLAGHDHSYERLAHDGIPYVVNGLGGGALYDLGPPIAESQVQHDGQYGAMLLEADAHTLRFQFVTVDGAVVDDQTLRGGCGG from the coding sequence ATGCGAGCCTGGAACCACAACTTGGCCCCGCGCCTCGCCCCGGCGCTGGCGTGCTGGCTGCTGGCCGCGTGCGTCGGCGAGCCGCCGCGCCCGCAGGCGCTGCCCGGCGCTGCTGCGGCCACCCTTGTGCCCTCTGCTACCCCTGCGCTCTCCACGCCTGTGCCTACGCCCTCCCCAACGCCTGCGCCGCCTGTCCGCATCGCCGTGATCGGCGACTACGGCCTCTCCAGCCCGCCGGAGGCGGCGGTGGCCACGCAGGTGGCGGGCCTCGCGCCCGATGCGGTGGTGACAACGGGGGACAACAACTACCCGGCGGGCGGGGCGGACACGATCGACGACAATATCGGGCAGTACTACCACCGCTACATCGGGCAGTACCAGGGTGCGTATGGCCCTGGCGCGGCGGAGAACCGCTTCTTCCCGGTGCTGGGCAACCACGACTGGCAGGCCCCCGGCGCGCAGCCCTACCTAGACTACTTTGCGCTGCCGGGGAACGAGCGCTACTACCAGGTGGATGTGGGGCCGGTGCGGGTGTTCGCGCTGGACAGCATGCCGGGCGAGCCGGATGGCACCACAGCGGACTCGGTGCAGGGCGCGTGGCTGCGGGAGGGGCTGGCTTCCTCCGGTGCGTGCTGGAACGTGGTGGTGATGCACCACCCGCCGTACTCGTCGGGGCTGCACGGGTCGAGCGAGTGGATGCAGTGGCCGTTTGCGGCCTGGGGCGCAGACATGGTGCTGGCCGGGCACGACCACAGCTACGAGCGCCTCGCGCACGATGGCATCCCCTATGTGGTGAATGGGCTGGGCGGCGGCGCGCTGTACGACCTCGGCCCGCCGATCGCAGAGAGCCAGGTGCAGCACGATGGGCAGTACGGCGCGATGCTGTTGGAGGCCGACGCGCACACGCTGCGCTTCCAGTTTGTGACGGTTGATGGCGCGGTGGTGGATGACCAGACCCTGCGCGGCGGCTGCGGCGGCTAG
- a CDS encoding DDE-type integrase/transposase/recombinase gives MARLRLTQGSRYLYQSNVYIVRQILTEGRLAVENQSFGGQAIITYAELVEAWGRGEIQFEVRGHNVSNTSERPLATSYTFDDLHMLPAKQRDEAWRRYQLLLPLLRMPPKECTTAAIADYAASLQPTNTVSPTTESVPTGNNRHTRAAIGQATSNRSIQRWLSAFLESGFDIRALVPNTPGHGRKGKTNLKAELEAIVQGILAECVAKPQYRTAQDVYFMIINRLRDENALRSPSEQLVPPSPSTLYRRIQATGIQTVLRRRASRKELQTDAPVAQGPQPTRILERVEIDHTLLDVFIVDEEDRLPIGRPTLTYALDVYTGFPFGFYLGFEPPSYRTISSCLQHGILPKADTSQCYETKNSWLAYGLPELLVIDNGKEFIGQDLEHACAQLGIILERMPVHTPWFKGSIERFFRTNNTGLIHTLPGTTFSNMIDRGDYNVFAHACLPLNTLLKILHIFLLDIYAQRWHDGIGGIPAKRWAESVANGFIPSLHNNAEEVRLLLQPNETRTLQRHGIDFESLVYQSPDIAQMRSVLGSGTTVAIKYDPADLRAIAVYSPNEQRWLRIPAIDQAYTQGLSLWKHRVIRRFVLQQKRDVNIEALAAAKQQIQQIVAHEFSLTRKIKGRKSAARFLDIGANITSDALTVSEATTTADPQAISPKPSLPPPTDSPQQPKAYTAKQSKETSPASVPQGTQETEQKPLPPPSNEDPLDTSGWGGDYHLPSSKR, from the coding sequence ATGGCTCGATTGCGCCTTACCCAAGGATCACGCTATCTCTATCAGTCGAATGTGTATATCGTACGTCAAATCTTGACCGAAGGTCGGCTAGCTGTCGAAAATCAGAGTTTTGGTGGCCAAGCCATCATCACTTATGCCGAACTTGTTGAAGCCTGGGGACGAGGAGAGATTCAATTTGAGGTTCGGGGACACAATGTGAGCAACACATCCGAACGCCCGCTGGCTACGAGCTACACCTTTGATGACCTTCATATGCTCCCAGCCAAACAACGGGATGAAGCCTGGAGGAGATATCAATTACTCTTACCATTGCTACGCATGCCGCCCAAAGAATGCACCACTGCGGCTATTGCAGACTATGCCGCATCACTACAGCCAACAAATACCGTATCACCAACGACTGAGTCTGTACCAACTGGCAATAACCGGCATACCCGTGCTGCGATTGGGCAGGCTACAAGCAACCGCAGTATTCAACGTTGGCTCAGCGCATTCTTGGAAAGTGGCTTTGACATACGCGCACTCGTGCCAAATACACCAGGGCATGGTCGGAAAGGGAAAACTAATCTCAAAGCTGAACTCGAAGCAATCGTGCAGGGAATCCTAGCCGAGTGTGTAGCCAAACCTCAGTACCGTACTGCCCAGGATGTATATTTTATGATCATCAACCGTCTTCGTGATGAAAATGCACTTCGATCACCTTCTGAGCAGTTAGTACCACCGAGTCCCTCAACCCTGTATCGACGCATTCAAGCTACTGGTATCCAAACCGTTCTCCGTCGGCGGGCCAGTCGGAAAGAGCTACAAACCGATGCTCCGGTGGCACAAGGACCACAGCCTACCCGCATTCTTGAACGCGTCGAAATTGATCATACCCTTCTGGATGTATTTATTGTTGACGAGGAGGATCGCCTTCCCATCGGACGGCCAACACTCACCTACGCACTGGATGTATATACTGGGTTCCCATTTGGCTTCTACCTCGGGTTTGAGCCGCCCAGCTACCGTACCATCAGCAGTTGCCTCCAGCATGGGATTCTCCCGAAGGCAGATACAAGCCAATGCTACGAAACAAAGAACTCCTGGCTAGCTTATGGACTGCCTGAACTGCTCGTTATCGACAACGGCAAAGAATTCATTGGACAGGATTTGGAACATGCCTGCGCACAGCTTGGCATTATTCTGGAACGCATGCCTGTCCATACACCCTGGTTCAAGGGCAGCATTGAACGATTTTTCCGCACCAACAACACGGGCCTTATTCATACCCTCCCTGGAACGACTTTCTCAAATATGATCGATCGCGGCGACTACAACGTCTTTGCGCATGCCTGTCTTCCCCTCAACACATTATTGAAAATCCTGCATATCTTTCTGCTTGATATCTATGCGCAACGTTGGCACGATGGCATTGGTGGCATCCCCGCAAAGAGGTGGGCAGAAAGTGTAGCAAATGGGTTCATCCCTTCTCTGCATAACAATGCCGAAGAAGTACGATTACTTCTTCAGCCGAACGAGACACGTACACTCCAGCGCCATGGGATTGACTTTGAATCGCTGGTATACCAAAGCCCCGACATCGCCCAGATGCGATCAGTGCTAGGCAGTGGCACAACGGTCGCTATCAAATACGATCCCGCCGATTTACGTGCAATCGCTGTCTATTCCCCAAACGAGCAGCGCTGGCTTCGCATACCAGCGATTGATCAAGCTTACACCCAAGGTCTCTCCCTCTGGAAACACCGCGTCATTCGCCGTTTTGTCCTTCAGCAGAAGCGTGACGTCAATATTGAGGCGCTCGCAGCGGCAAAACAGCAGATCCAGCAGATTGTCGCACACGAATTCTCGCTCACTCGTAAGATTAAGGGCCGCAAGTCTGCCGCACGATTCCTCGATATTGGTGCCAATATTACTTCTGATGCACTCACAGTATCAGAAGCTACGACGACCGCGGATCCACAGGCTATCTCGCCCAAACCATCATTGCCACCTCCCACAGATTCACCGCAGCAGCCAAAAGCATATACTGCCAAACAATCCAAGGAAACATCCCCCGCGTCTGTACCTCAGGGTACCCAAGAAACTGAGCAGAAACCATTGCCACCACCTTCGAATGAAGACCCTTTGGACACGTCCGGTTGGGGCGGCGATTATCACTTGCCATCATCAAAGCGATAA
- a CDS encoding helix-turn-helix domain-containing protein, producing MHLINRLTPLPYESMVGLLERLRRANHYEEPYWYHGFLPKPIPHNINALRLATHYRILAELTGISPERLAACTIHRFVPAFYPEEELATLVHEYGDSNIPMWKWSDTGRWIHSSSVHKVCPLCYSTDQTFFAPWQLRLITSCQKHQVMLVDTCPSCQNSLCITISSGTCARCGKPVHSFPTTSISNHPASLQLTNLLWSAIECGSKPYSPASLSIDANNPLHNMATCTLFTFLWRGAQLLLSRDPNNPIFNDSTLLIPLVREGLYITLQQANVNLIHNMLTAMWQLLQYWPETWHMTLDRIAATEDDGYARFPRMLQTKFRGGEWDWLHQSWMAYMQVRTDTDIVYPWLRYYRIAQRLPDRQFPELLSQREAARRLGISEQNLKTHIASGDLRTTRPPAQNHKRPWRLIEAESVKQLGLARKTQLSLTEAANSYGVSKEQIVALVAAGLLQATSGPLVDGTSTWCFSTKAIMDSLTALLENVPIRTLPSGFTNEIWDLLRVQRTLSTIGIRLPHLLALVQEGTLPTYRAENTIGLHVLWWESLAVLTTLSQFVQAEQPVMLSANMVCERLECKPTTLKHLVSTRLLMPIQVQDPTKPKDKRRQVYDERDVISFQKRYITTDIAAKILRITPITVQNWARAGRLTALMGPSIDGSHIYRFDKTMLAEWRYQRLTFGEALKFLGVSKATLDRWVKQGKLIPLNDMDGKQRWFGREDVVRLQRFSTHL from the coding sequence ATGCACCTCATCAATCGACTTACTCCCCTTCCCTATGAAAGCATGGTAGGGCTGTTAGAACGTCTGAGACGGGCAAACCACTACGAGGAGCCTTACTGGTATCATGGGTTCTTGCCAAAACCCATCCCACACAATATCAATGCGCTTCGTCTTGCCACCCATTATCGTATCTTGGCTGAGCTTACGGGGATATCTCCAGAACGCTTGGCAGCATGTACCATCCATCGCTTCGTACCAGCATTCTACCCGGAAGAAGAACTGGCTACACTGGTGCATGAATATGGAGATTCGAATATCCCTATGTGGAAATGGAGCGATACTGGACGGTGGATCCATTCAAGCAGCGTCCATAAGGTTTGTCCTCTCTGTTACAGTACCGATCAAACATTCTTTGCCCCCTGGCAGCTTCGCCTTATTACGAGTTGCCAGAAACATCAAGTAATGCTCGTGGACACATGCCCATCGTGTCAGAATTCACTCTGTATTACAATTTCATCCGGTACTTGCGCTCGTTGCGGAAAACCGGTTCATTCCTTTCCAACAACATCGATCAGTAATCACCCAGCAAGCCTACAACTTACGAATCTGCTATGGAGTGCCATTGAATGTGGTTCTAAACCATATTCGCCCGCATCGCTCTCTATTGATGCAAATAATCCGCTGCATAATATGGCAACCTGCACACTCTTCACCTTCCTCTGGCGTGGAGCACAATTACTTCTTTCGCGAGATCCTAATAATCCCATCTTCAACGATTCAACCCTTCTCATACCTCTTGTTAGAGAAGGTTTATACATAACGCTTCAACAAGCAAACGTGAACCTTATTCATAACATGCTTACGGCAATGTGGCAGTTGCTTCAATACTGGCCTGAAACATGGCATATGACATTGGATCGCATCGCTGCCACTGAAGACGATGGTTATGCACGTTTTCCTAGGATGTTGCAGACTAAATTTCGTGGTGGTGAATGGGATTGGCTGCACCAAAGTTGGATGGCATACATGCAGGTGCGCACAGATACCGATATTGTCTATCCTTGGCTACGCTATTATCGTATCGCGCAACGATTGCCTGATAGACAGTTCCCTGAACTCCTTTCTCAACGAGAAGCAGCCCGCCGCCTTGGAATCAGCGAACAGAACCTCAAAACACACATAGCGTCCGGCGATCTCCGAACCACACGTCCGCCAGCGCAGAACCATAAGCGTCCATGGAGACTCATCGAGGCAGAAAGCGTGAAACAACTCGGACTTGCTCGCAAGACCCAGCTTTCGCTGACTGAGGCAGCAAACTCCTATGGCGTAAGTAAAGAACAGATCGTTGCTCTGGTTGCTGCTGGCCTCCTTCAGGCTACGAGTGGGCCTCTTGTAGACGGTACATCGACATGGTGCTTCTCAACAAAAGCTATAATGGATTCCCTTACAGCGTTGCTCGAAAATGTTCCCATCCGAACACTTCCATCCGGTTTCACCAACGAGATATGGGATCTACTCCGAGTTCAACGCACGCTCTCTACAATAGGAATACGACTCCCGCACCTTTTGGCTCTTGTCCAAGAAGGGACACTCCCAACCTATAGAGCAGAAAATACGATAGGGCTACACGTCCTTTGGTGGGAATCACTTGCAGTCTTGACCACGCTGAGCCAGTTCGTACAAGCAGAGCAGCCCGTAATGCTATCGGCAAACATGGTCTGTGAGCGTCTGGAATGCAAACCAACAACCCTCAAACATCTGGTTAGCACTAGACTGCTGATGCCAATACAAGTACAAGATCCGACGAAACCTAAAGATAAACGCCGCCAAGTCTATGATGAGCGTGATGTTATATCTTTCCAGAAGCGTTATATCACTACTGACATCGCAGCAAAGATACTCAGAATAACACCGATAACAGTGCAGAATTGGGCGCGAGCTGGTCGCCTCACCGCACTCATGGGGCCGAGTATCGATGGTAGTCACATCTATCGCTTTGACAAAACCATGCTTGCTGAGTGGCGATATCAGCGACTAACCTTTGGTGAGGCCCTAAAATTCCTCGGCGTAAGCAAAGCCACTCTTGACCGATGGGTGAAACAGGGTAAACTCATCCCTCTGAACGACATGGATGGAAAACAGCGGTGGTTTGGAAGAGAAGATGTGGTAAGGCTACAACGATTTTCCACTCACCTGTAG
- a CDS encoding HNH endonuclease, translating into MIDSYTRAFAKLRSDAVPSRWGAATMGRAPHKPLLLLSILDLIAQGQIQTNVIVPNADLLDVFDLYWVKVMGREREGNLAMPFFHLRSEGFWHLIALPGQDALLSSARQIRSLRDLRAAVLGASLDRNLFQLLTQPHSRDDLRRVLIERYFAPETRPLLVEAGQIAQDSFTYSRELLDRTRGVFRIEEAPDADEGFRSESRSAAFRRVMVQAYAHTCAACGIRLLTPEGRTAVAAAHIVPWSHSHNDDPRNGLALCGLHHWAFDQGMITVTPAHQLAVSPAVADDAGAAPIRDLGGRAIHLPADARLRPATEALRWHGRNIFRADESWRAG; encoded by the coding sequence ATGATCGACTCCTACACCCGAGCCTTCGCCAAGCTCCGCTCCGATGCGGTGCCATCGCGCTGGGGCGCGGCCACAATGGGGCGCGCCCCACACAAGCCGCTGCTGCTGCTGTCCATCCTCGACCTGATCGCGCAGGGCCAGATCCAGACCAATGTCATCGTCCCGAATGCCGACCTGCTGGATGTCTTCGACCTGTACTGGGTGAAGGTGATGGGCCGCGAGCGCGAGGGCAATCTGGCCATGCCCTTCTTCCACCTGCGCAGCGAGGGCTTCTGGCACCTGATCGCGCTGCCAGGGCAGGATGCGCTGCTCTCCTCCGCGCGGCAGATCCGCTCGCTGCGCGACCTGCGGGCGGCGGTGCTCGGCGCGTCGCTGGATAGGAATCTTTTCCAGCTGCTGACACAACCCCATTCGCGGGATGATCTGCGGCGCGTGCTGATCGAGCGCTACTTCGCGCCGGAGACGCGCCCGCTGCTGGTGGAGGCCGGGCAGATCGCGCAGGACTCGTTCACCTACAGCCGCGAGCTGCTCGACCGCACTCGGGGTGTCTTCCGCATCGAGGAGGCACCGGATGCCGACGAGGGCTTCCGCAGCGAGTCGCGCTCGGCGGCGTTTCGGCGAGTGATGGTGCAGGCCTACGCGCACACCTGCGCGGCCTGCGGCATCCGGCTGCTCACCCCCGAGGGCCGCACCGCCGTGGCTGCCGCACACATCGTGCCCTGGAGCCACAGCCATAACGATGACCCGCGCAATGGCCTGGCGCTGTGCGGGCTGCATCACTGGGCCTTTGATCAGGGCATGATCACCGTGACGCCCGCGCACCAGCTGGCGGTCTCCCCCGCTGTGGCGGATGATGCGGGCGCGGCCCCCATCCGCGACCTGGGCGGGCGGGCTATCCACCTGCCCGCCGACGCACGCCTGCGCCCCGCGACTGAGGCGCTGCGCTGGCACGGGCGCAACATCTTCCGCGCCGATGAGTCGTGGCGGGCCGGGTGA
- a CDS encoding dihydrofolate reductase → MSIRASVYIATSLDGFIARPDGDIDWLEQASAAASESDYGYQAFMDTVDAIVMGRGTFEKALGFDPWPYAGKRVVALSRSMAELPSRLEGHAELSHLDPVSLCARLEAEGVRHIYVDGGRTIQSFLRAGLITDMTITTIPVLIGEGLPLFGPLGRDLALEHIATQAFPNGFVQSRYRPASQ, encoded by the coding sequence ATGTCGATACGCGCATCGGTGTACATCGCCACCAGCCTGGATGGCTTCATCGCGCGGCCCGACGGCGACATCGACTGGCTGGAGCAGGCCAGCGCCGCGGCCAGCGAGAGCGACTACGGCTACCAGGCATTCATGGACACGGTCGACGCCATCGTGATGGGGCGCGGCACCTTCGAGAAGGCGCTGGGCTTCGACCCGTGGCCCTACGCGGGCAAGCGCGTGGTGGCGCTCAGCCGCAGCATGGCCGAGCTGCCCAGCCGCCTGGAGGGCCACGCCGAGCTGAGCCACCTCGACCCGGTCTCGCTCTGCGCCCGGCTGGAGGCCGAGGGCGTGCGCCACATCTACGTGGATGGCGGCAGAACCATCCAGAGCTTCCTGCGCGCCGGGCTGATCACCGACATGACCATCACCACCATCCCCGTGCTGATCGGCGAGGGCCTGCCGCTGTTCGGGCCGCTTGGCCGCGACCTCGCGCTTGAGCATATCGCGACGCAGGCCTTCCCCAACGGCTTCGTGCAGAGCCGCTATCGCCCAGCTAGCCAGTAA
- a CDS encoding AAA family ATPase — MDTSNSSPYLSHADICKLPGPQRIVYVEQIRVIYPRWTEIMKKIRESHEMQPIAAEPPCMLLIGQTGAGKTTLANSYAQNYPMTITETGVHCPVLRTTIPSPATIKNLAAALLQTLGDPRALSGTTGGMTARLISFIKECDVQLVILDELQHFFNRDNHKIQEAVSDWLKNLIKDTHISCILIGLKGEAEKVVAANPQLARLFGDPEELESFTWDEAIPSTIIEFRTFLDQLEKLLPLNEPSMLANRERAWRCFVASEGIISYLIALIRRASYLALTQGREHLDDILLAQAFADRLAGKRRKIANPFIGPPPMSPTKPNIPTSVGGTNQRSKAREKRKTSQGIM; from the coding sequence ATGGACACATCCAACTCGTCTCCATACCTATCACATGCAGACATCTGTAAGCTTCCAGGACCGCAGCGGATCGTCTACGTGGAGCAAATACGTGTCATCTATCCTCGCTGGACAGAAATCATGAAGAAGATCCGTGAAAGTCACGAGATGCAGCCTATTGCAGCGGAGCCTCCTTGCATGCTTCTCATTGGACAAACAGGGGCAGGTAAAACGACCCTCGCAAACTCCTATGCGCAAAACTACCCCATGACGATAACGGAAACAGGAGTCCATTGCCCAGTGTTACGCACAACGATTCCTTCACCCGCAACCATTAAAAATCTTGCAGCAGCACTCCTCCAGACACTCGGAGACCCACGCGCACTGAGTGGTACAACGGGAGGGATGACAGCTCGTCTTATCAGCTTCATTAAGGAATGCGATGTCCAACTTGTAATTCTGGACGAATTACAGCATTTCTTTAATCGAGACAATCATAAGATTCAAGAAGCCGTTAGCGACTGGCTTAAAAACCTCATCAAAGACACCCATATATCCTGCATACTAATTGGGTTAAAGGGTGAGGCTGAAAAGGTTGTTGCAGCCAACCCACAGCTTGCACGCCTCTTTGGCGACCCCGAAGAATTAGAATCCTTTACGTGGGATGAAGCAATACCTAGCACCATTATAGAATTTCGTACGTTTCTCGACCAGCTTGAGAAGCTGCTCCCGCTCAACGAACCCTCTATGCTGGCTAACCGTGAGCGAGCCTGGAGGTGTTTCGTAGCTTCAGAGGGAATAATTAGCTACCTCATAGCACTTATCCGCCGCGCTTCCTATCTGGCGCTCACTCAAGGACGAGAGCATCTTGATGACATACTTCTTGCCCAAGCCTTTGCAGATCGGCTAGCCGGCAAGCGCCGCAAAATTGCCAATCCATTTATTGGCCCACCACCAATGTCACCGACAAAACCAAACATCCCAACATCGGTGGGAGGGACAAATCAGCGTAGCAAAGCTCGGGAAAAGCGTAAAACGAGCCAAGGCATTATGTAG
- a CDS encoding DNA (cytosine-5-)-methyltransferase: MTTPVILQAHNPILSANSNDSLYRSDSHTNLTCLELFAGTGGLALGIHSSGFKPLALIELNEFAVQTLKKNSKSALGISPEHILEKDALSIDYSEFTNRIDLLSGGPPCQPFSTGGRKLGPNDHRNMFPTFIDVVAKTRPKAVLIENVKGLVRQCFREYLDYILKRLQFPSHTMKDNHTWYDHYKELCCLRESDFADEEQYIVTHQLIDTADFGVPQRRERVIISAFRKDLGIKPFTLTATHSKEALLYDQWVSKVYWERHNIQPSQDHLGIRERLLVSSHQANFLKEEGIQPWRTVRDALNNMPEPSPRGEEPSLLNHIQHPGARTYKSHIGSFWDYPSKALKAGTHGTPGGENMLRIDKDGSVRYFTTREAARLQTFPDTWEFCGPWGACIKQLGNAVPVEVGRLFALEIYNRLKLSLKSY; the protein is encoded by the coding sequence ATGACCACACCTGTTATATTACAAGCTCATAATCCTATCCTATCAGCTAATTCTAATGATTCGCTGTATAGATCGGATAGTCATACAAACCTAACCTGCTTGGAATTATTCGCTGGTACTGGAGGATTAGCTCTCGGTATTCACTCTTCAGGTTTCAAGCCTCTAGCACTAATCGAATTGAATGAGTTTGCAGTACAGACACTAAAGAAAAATAGTAAGAGTGCTCTTGGTATTAGTCCAGAACATATCCTAGAAAAAGATGCTTTATCTATAGACTATAGTGAATTCACCAACAGGATTGATCTTCTCTCAGGTGGCCCTCCTTGTCAACCATTTTCAACAGGTGGTCGTAAGCTTGGGCCAAATGATCATAGAAATATGTTTCCTACATTTATTGATGTAGTTGCTAAAACGAGGCCTAAAGCTGTCCTTATTGAAAATGTTAAAGGATTAGTACGTCAGTGTTTTAGAGAGTATCTGGATTACATTCTAAAACGACTTCAATTTCCAAGTCATACTATGAAAGATAATCATACTTGGTATGATCATTATAAAGAATTATGTTGTTTGAGAGAATCTGACTTCGCGGATGAAGAACAATATATTGTGACTCATCAGCTTATTGATACCGCTGATTTTGGAGTACCACAGCGCAGAGAAAGAGTTATTATATCAGCATTCCGTAAAGATCTTGGAATCAAGCCATTCACTCTTACCGCAACTCATAGCAAGGAAGCTTTATTATATGATCAGTGGGTTAGCAAAGTATATTGGGAACGGCATAACATTCAGCCTTCACAAGATCATTTAGGTATACGGGAAAGGCTATTGGTTTCTAGCCACCAAGCGAATTTCTTAAAAGAAGAAGGGATTCAACCTTGGAGAACTGTACGTGATGCGTTAAACAATATGCCAGAACCCAGTCCTCGAGGGGAAGAGCCATCTTTGCTTAATCATATACAGCATCCAGGCGCAAGAACTTACAAATCACACATTGGTAGTTTTTGGGATTACCCATCTAAGGCACTTAAGGCCGGTACTCATGGTACGCCTGGTGGTGAAAATATGCTACGCATCGATAAGGATGGTTCTGTTCGTTATTTCACTACACGCGAGGCAGCACGATTACAGACGTTCCCCGACACTTGGGAGTTCTGTGGTCCTTGGGGTGCATGTATCAAACAACTTGGTAATGCTGTTCCTGTTGAGGTAGGTAGACTTTTCGCTTTGGAAATCTATAATCGGCTTAAGCTATCTTTGAAATCATACTAG
- a CDS encoding DEAD/DEAH box helicase: MKYMPELFDDILLRYGPWQEFERTPVRLLLHAGWKNPRVVGRSGDSGADILATDPKGAIWVFQCKFSSKTPPGKQAINEIRKAGMIYDADKLGIITSQQPTRAFFQELERLKGFGLQIQHLGPEDLKKASYKVPLYVPSRPTLRDYQAEAVERLRSAVLESGHGLIVLATGLGKTVIVAELVADLLSDGFLDRGRILVLAHTVTLVNQLLTSFWRHLPKTIPTHRLADGEKPSFFEGITFATVQSLSNANNLPYFDLVIVDEAHHLGAPGYSKTIEQLNPSKLIGITATPWRAEGTPITSILGKPVFYMGIKEGLAQGYLSNVDYRIYLDSIDWKLVKSESQYGYTIGQLNKKLIIPIRDDEAIHKIREVYDSNNRRRCIVFSPSQIHAQSFASDLRRSGFTAASLTNTDEPTIRFKILSQFAANKIQFICVVDIFNEGVDVPDVDMLVFLRVTHSRRIFVQQLGRGLRLSPTKDNVIVMDFAADIRRIHAAFDLLDNQDDNFVERLPLPHAVVNFIDRSMGNFFYEWIADLGNIQDYEEDELVRLPILDPNQFNFPE; this comes from the coding sequence ATGAAATATATGCCTGAATTATTTGATGATATACTACTCAGATATGGGCCATGGCAGGAATTTGAAAGAACTCCTGTCCGTCTTCTACTACATGCAGGGTGGAAGAATCCACGAGTAGTAGGACGCTCAGGAGATAGTGGAGCTGATATACTAGCAACCGACCCTAAAGGAGCTATCTGGGTATTTCAGTGTAAGTTCTCATCAAAAACACCTCCTGGGAAACAAGCAATTAATGAAATACGTAAAGCAGGCATGATCTATGATGCAGATAAATTAGGTATTATAACATCCCAACAACCAACACGTGCTTTCTTTCAAGAATTAGAGAGGTTAAAAGGATTTGGTTTACAGATCCAACATTTAGGACCCGAAGACCTCAAGAAAGCAAGTTACAAAGTTCCACTATATGTTCCCTCACGGCCTACTCTTCGAGATTATCAAGCTGAGGCTGTCGAACGTTTACGCTCTGCTGTATTAGAAAGTGGCCATGGGCTTATCGTATTAGCAACAGGATTGGGGAAAACAGTTATTGTTGCAGAATTGGTAGCAGATTTGCTATCTGATGGGTTTCTTGACCGAGGAAGAATTCTTGTACTTGCACATACTGTTACGTTAGTTAATCAATTACTAACAAGCTTTTGGCGTCACCTACCCAAAACTATCCCAACCCATCGACTTGCTGATGGAGAAAAACCTAGCTTCTTTGAAGGTATTACTTTCGCTACTGTACAATCTCTTTCTAATGCTAATAACCTTCCGTACTTCGATTTAGTAATAGTAGATGAAGCGCATCACTTAGGTGCACCTGGATACTCAAAGACTATAGAACAACTAAATCCATCTAAACTCATTGGTATTACAGCTACTCCATGGCGTGCAGAGGGTACACCTATTACATCAATCCTTGGAAAACCGGTTTTCTACATGGGTATTAAAGAAGGTTTGGCCCAGGGATACCTTTCCAATGTAGATTATAGAATATATCTGGATAGTATTGATTGGAAATTAGTTAAGTCTGAGTCACAATATGGATATACAATAGGTCAATTAAATAAAAAATTAATCATTCCAATACGTGATGATGAAGCAATACATAAAATAAGAGAGGTATACGATTCAAATAATCGCCGAAGATGTATTGTATTTAGTCCTTCTCAAATACATGCACAAAGTTTTGCCAGTGACTTACGTAGATCTGGTTTTACGGCAGCATCCTTAACCAATACAGATGAACCTACTATAAGGTTTAAAATACTTTCTCAGTTTGCAGCTAACAAAATACAATTTATATGTGTAGTAGATATTTTTAATGAAGGTGTAGATGTTCCAGATGTTGACATGCTGGTTTTCCTAAGGGTAACACATAGTCGACGCATATTCGTTCAACAACTTGGTAGAGGTTTAAGACTAAGCCCAACAAAGGATAATGTTATAGTAATGGACTTTGCTGCTGATATCCGTAGGATTCATGCTGCATTTGATTTATTAGATAATCAAGATGATAACTTTGTTGAAAGGTTACCTTTACCTCATGCAGTTGTAAATTTTATTGATCGTTCTATGGGCAATTTTTTCTATGAGTGGATTGCGGATCTTGGAAATATTCAAGATTACGAAGAAGATGAATTAGTCCGCTTACCAATACTTGACCCAAACCAATTTAATTTCCCAGAGTAA